From a region of the Eretmochelys imbricata isolate rEreImb1 chromosome 6, rEreImb1.hap1, whole genome shotgun sequence genome:
- the LOC144266314 gene encoding olfactory receptor 5G9-like, whose translation MKKGNHSTVTEFVLSGLTDRPELQVPLFVLFLVIYIVTLVGNLGMIVLIKIDSRLHSPMYFFLGHLSFSDLCYSSIISPRMLLNFLAKSKGISYNACAVQMYFFGTFGHVDCLLLAVMAYDRYVAICNPLLYTVTMSRWLCHQLVAGVYAVGLLDSVVHTVFTFRLSFCSSNAINHFFCDILPVLSLSCSDTRMNEIVMFASTGCVVVSSIVIILLSYAYIIITILRIRSAEGRRKAFSTCTSHLTAVAMFHGSLLFMYFRPSTSYSLDTDKIASVFYTVVIPMLNPLIYSLRNKEVKDAHWKVMHKLLTFS comes from the coding sequence ATGAAAAAGGGAAATCACTCAACAGTGACCGAGTTTgttctctcaggactgacagatcgtcCGGAGCTTCAGGTCCCTCTCTTTGTGttgttcctagtgatctacattgTCACCTTGGTAGGGAATCTGGGGATGATCGTGTTAATCAAGATTGACTCCCGTCTCCACagccccatgtactttttcctcggTCATTTGTCTTTCTCTGATCTCTGCTATTCCTCCATAATTTCCCCTAGGATGCTGCTGAACTTCTTAGCCAAGAGTAAAGGGATTTCGTACAATGCCTGCGCTGTGCAAATGTATTTCTTTGGTACTTTTGGTCATGTAGATTGCCTCCTGCTAGCTGTGATGGcatatgaccgttatgtggccatctgtaacccgctgctctATACAGTCACCATGTCCCGATGGCTCTGTcatcagctggtggctggggtgtaTGCCGTGGGTTTGCTGGACTCAGTGGTACACACCGTTTTTACTTTTCGTTtatcattctgcagctccaatgccatcaatcatttcttctgtgatatTCTGCCGGTATTGTCGCTCTCCTGTTCCGACACACGCATGAATGAGATTGTGATGTTTGCCTCGACTGGCTGCGTGGTCGTGAGCAGCATTGTGATCATTCTCCTCTCCTACGCATATATCATTATCACCATCCTGCGGATCCGCTCCGCCGAGGGCAggcgcaaagccttctccacctgcacctcccacctGACGGCCGTGGCCATGTTCCATGGctccctcctcttcatgtatttCCGACCCTCCACCAGTTACTCCCTGGACACTGACAAAATAGCCTCTGTGTTCTACACGGTGGTGATCCCCATGCTGAACCCCttgatctacagcctgaggaacaaggaggtgaaAGATGCCCACTGGAAAGTGATGCAcaaattgctcactttctcttGA